The following proteins come from a genomic window of Oricola thermophila:
- a CDS encoding heavy metal-binding domain-containing protein: MIVSTTNTIEGRRIVEYKGVVTGEAILGANIFRDFFAGIRDIVGGRSGAYEKSLREAREIALREMEEEALRCGCNAVIGVDLDYENIAAGSGSMLMVSASGTAVVIE; this comes from the coding sequence ATGATCGTGTCGACAACCAACACGATCGAGGGGCGCAGGATCGTCGAATACAAGGGTGTGGTCACCGGGGAGGCGATCCTCGGGGCCAATATCTTTCGCGATTTTTTCGCCGGTATTCGCGATATCGTTGGCGGGCGGTCCGGTGCCTACGAGAAATCTCTGCGCGAGGCGCGCGAGATCGCGCTGCGCGAAATGGAAGAGGAAGCGCTTCGTTGCGGCTGCAATGCGGTCATCGGCGTCGACCTCGATTATGAAAACATAGCGGCCGGTTCCGGCTCGATGCTGATGGTGTCGGCGTCGGGCACGGCAGTCGTCATCGAATAG